In a single window of the Anguilla rostrata isolate EN2019 chromosome 4, ASM1855537v3, whole genome shotgun sequence genome:
- the kcnn1b gene encoding small conductance calcium-activated potassium channel protein 1b isoform X3 gives MNSCKYNGGVVRPLGSLGASRRNLAELDSETQPLQTLHSSGLEVVVSKGNGEDPSKASSESLTREGSNAPQKKNKDIGYKLGHRRALFEKRKRLSDYALIFGMFGIVVMVTETELSWGVYTKESSYSFALKCLISLSTVILLGLIIMYHAREIQLFMVDNGADDWRIAMTYERIFFIVLELLVCAIHPIPGQYVFTWTARLAFTYTPSVADADVDIILSIPMFLRLYLIGRVMLLHSKLFTDASSRSIGALNKINFNTRFVMKTLMTICPGTVLLVFSISSWIIAAWTVRVCERYHDKQEVTSNFLGAMWLISITFLSIGYGDMVPHTYCGKGVCLLTGIMGAGCTALVVAVVARKLELTKAEKHVHNFMMDTQLCKRVKNTAANVLRETWLIYKHTKLVKKIDHARVRKHQRKFLQAIHQLRSVKMEQRKLNDQANTLVDLAKTQNVMYDLVSELQERSEELDKRIGTLEDKLDSITGSLQALPGLLSQAITQQQRDFLDGFAHRFRPASLGSERSWTPTRRRRSPSTAPHTSSDSG, from the exons ATGAACAGCTGCAAGTACAATGGGGGTGTGGTGAGACCCCTGGGCAGCCTGGGTGCGTCGCGGCGCAACCTTGCAGAGCTCGACTCAGAGACGCAGCCCCTCCAGACCCTGCACAGCTCCGGCCTGGAGGTGGTGGTCTCCAAGGGCAACGGCGAGGACCCCAGCAAGGCGTCCAGCGAAAGCCTGACCAGGGAGGGGAGCAACGCGCCGCAGAAGAAGAACAAGGACATCGGCTACAAGTTGGGCCATCGGAGGGCGCTCTTTGAGAAGCGGAAGCGATTAAGCGACTACGCCTTGATCTTTGGGATGTTCGGCATCGTTGTCATGGTGACCGAGACAGAGCTCTCCTGGGGGGTTTACACTAAG GAATCTTCATATTCATTTGCACTGAAATGCCTTATCAGCCTTTCCACTGTTATATTGCTTGGTCTCATTATAATGTACCATGCCCGGGAAATCCAG CTGTTCATGGTGGACAATGGGGCAGACGACTGGAGGATAGCCATGACATACGAAAGGATCTTCTTCATTGTGCTGGAGCTCTTGGTGTGCGCCATCCACCCCATCCCCGGCCAGTACGTGTTCACCTGGACAGCCCGGCTGGCCTTCACCTACACACCCTCGGTGGCCGACGCCGACGTGGACATCATCCTCTCCATCCCCATGTTCCTTCGCCTCTACCTGATCGGCCGCGTCATGCTCCTGCACAGCAAGCTCTTCACCGATGCCTCGTCGCGAAGCATCGGCGCCCTCAACAAGATCAACTTCAACACCCGCTTCGTCATGAAGACCCTCATGACCATCTGTCCCGGCAccgtgctgctggttttcagcaTCTCCTCGTGGATCATCGCTGCGTGGACAGTGCGCGTCTGTGAGAG GTATCAtgacaaacaggaagtcacCAGTAACTTCCTGGGAGCTATGTGGCTAATTTCTATAACCTTCCTCTCAATTGGCTATGGAGACATGGTGCCTCATACATACTGTGGAAAGGGTGTGTGTCTACTAACTGGAATCATG GGGGCGGGCTGCACTGCCCTGGTGGTTGCCGTGGTTGCCAGGAAGTTGGAGTTGACCAAGGCCGAGAAACATGTTCACAACTTTATGATGGACACGCAACTCTGCAAACGA GTCAAAAACACGGCTGCTAATGTACTCAGGGAAACATGGCTCATCTACAAACACACCAAGTTGGTGAAGAAGATCGACCACGCTCGGGTGCGCAAACACCAGCGCAAGTTTCTGCAGGCCATTCACCA ACTACGCAGTGTGAAAATGGAGCAAAGGAAACTCAATGACCAGGCTAACACCCTAGTGGACTTGGCCAAG ACACAGAACGTGATGTATGACCTGGTGTCTGAGCTGCAGGAGCGCAGCGAGGAGCTGGACAAGCGAATTGGCACTCTAGAGGACAAGCTGGACTCCATCACTGGCAGCCTGCAGGCCCTGCCCGGCCTGCTCTCTCAAGCCATAACGCAGCAGCAGCGGGACTTCCTGGACGGCTTTGCGCACCGCTTCCGGCCCGCGTCGCTGGGCTCGGAGCGGTCCTGGACGCCAACTCGACGGCGCCGCTCGCCCTCCACCGCGCCACACACCTCCTCCGACAGCggctag